One genomic segment of Tursiops truncatus isolate mTurTru1 chromosome 4, mTurTru1.mat.Y, whole genome shotgun sequence includes these proteins:
- the LOC117312095 gene encoding putative endogenous retrovirus group FC1 Env polyprotein, whose product MSPALKWPQLQRLGRPYRWVPRDYGLPVTLSLLLLLLLPPRTHQMSLWHFHVHGTWQAKGRTHARVLGTGDCQPDGCQALVTVQIPISNIEGVPLGWSTPAVCFTYDQTRDYCQWWDETYGGCPYHSCNIHVAKLDTRSSLRQSHLLTTNGKGQLFINLKDPWDTRW is encoded by the coding sequence ATGTCTCCCGCCTTAAAATGGCCCCAACTTCAGAGACTTGGACGGCCCTACCGCTGGGTCCCACGAGACTACGGCTTGCCCGTCACCCTGTCTCTCCTCCTGCTGCTCCTCCTGCCACCCAGGACTCACCAGATGTCCCTATGGCACTTCCATGTCCACGGGACATGGCAAGCTAAAGGTCGGACCCACGCCCGAGTCCTGGGCACGGGAGACTGCCAACCAGATGGGTGCCAGGCCCTGGTAACAGTCCAGATCCCCATCTCTAACATAGAAGGTGTTCCCCTGGGATGGTCCACCCCCGCTGTCTGCTTCACTTATGATCAGACCCGAGACTACTGTCAATGGTGGGATGAGACCTATGGGGGGTGCCCCTATCACTCATGTAACATCCATGTGGCAAAACTAGATACCAGGAGCTCGCTCCGACAATCCCACCTGCTCACCACAAATGGCAAGGGTCAATTATTCATCAACCTCAAAGATCCCTGGGACACAAGATGGTAA